From the genome of Odocoileus virginianus isolate 20LAN1187 ecotype Illinois chromosome 4, Ovbor_1.2, whole genome shotgun sequence:
AAAGTGGCATTATTCGTTTTTCTCCTCTGAATATAACATCATAGgaactgtgaaaataaaatgcaagaggAAAAATGGCAGAAATAAAACACTCTAATTGAGAAATATTAGCAcactaaattttctttattatattaatttagtCTATATAAGAGTAGTTGTGAAGAAAGACCAACACAGAGACACAGTTGAGACTCCTAAATTTATagcttaattcattttttattcagcACTCATTACATGTTAGAAATTGTTCCGGGAGTTTAGgagacagcagtgaacaaaatagtcAGAAACGGCTATTCCCCTGAAGCTTACTTTCTAGAATGAATATAGATCACCTCCACATTTCACACCCACTTCAGAAGCTGGAGAAAATGAGACATATTTAATAGTAGGAAAAAGTCAATCAGTCAGCAACGTCATACAGCAAGTTAATATTCACCGAGCAGCCAGAGAATACCCAGGAGCACTATTCACCTGGGAGTTGGAAGGCTTCCCCAAGTGCTGCTCTGATGCCTGAGAAGCTGGTGTGGGCTTTTCTGACAACACGCTCTGGCTCTGGGGCCAACCTGTGCGCCCCGCCCAGCCCGGCAGCTGCAAACCCTCTCGGGCAGGAGCTGGTGCGCCCCATCGGTCAGGGCGGCGCCGTCACCGCGGCTCCTGATGCCCGGGCCAGTGGGCCGCGCAGCGAGCCCGCATCCGCGCGGATTTTGAAGCCGCGTTGCACACACGGAGCGCCGCGGGCCCGCCGTGAACACACTGCCCGGAACCCCGAGCCGTTGATCCTGGGTCTGGGGAGCAGGTCGCCGAGAGTGCCAGTGACCTTGGCTTTGGCTGGATGTCTCCTGACCCACGTCACCAGCCTGACAGCCTCGCACCAAATCAGAGGGCGGCGCTCGTCACCGGGAGCTCCTGCAGATTAGAACTCGCCTCTCCTAGCTCCTCCCCTCAGTCCCATTTAAAGCTCCCACCCGCTTATCCGAAAATTAAGAGTGGGCTGAGTTTCCTCAGTGCCTTCTTCCAGGGCAAGATGGTAAGTGAGGAGCTGGCATTAGCTAGTTCCCTGGCGAAACCGGGGGCGCTCAGAGAGCCAGAAAGCTTTGCCTTTAGTGTTTCTTCCACCTTGGAAACAAGATTTCTCTGCTACCTGCCAATTAAAACAGGTCTTCTTTGCTGCTCcatctcccctttcctctcccctatCTTCTCTTGGCTTGCTAtgtctgcctctctgtctctttcattCTCAACCTCTCTCATCCCTTTGTCCTTTATTTCTATTCTGGACGTTCTCCCAACCGTTTCTTTACACCTGCACTCACTTTTCATTCCACCTCTTCCTCTGGATTATGCACATATTTGCAAACACTTGAACTTGAGGCTAGGGGTACTTGGGGTTTGTTTTCTTCTCAGGTGTCAATTGCATAATAGCACAGCTCTGATTCCAATAATAACCTCAGGGAAAGAGCCTGCAAACATGCctttagaataaaagaaaatagcacTTAATAAACCTTTGGCCGAATTTCTTTGGTCTGCAATGCCCACGCTGGACTTGCTTCAAGACTGGACTTTTTCAAAACTTAACTTATTGGGAATGTTAACAGAGTATGAGTTAATTgacttaactttcttttttcctcttatttgttttctctctgtttatGCTATGCCCAAGAAAGTTCACAAGTCAACAAAAGACTTGTCGTGGTCAAAAAGAGTTTGTCCAAAGCTAGGCTCTGATTAAATGAATGGCTTTTACCTGATTAAACATTGACAAATAATTAGGAATGGTCTGTTGTACAAATTAACCCAGGGAGGCTGCATACCTGCCCCTGACTGGACATCTGGAAAGACTGTGTGTTTGAggttggaggaggcaggggcaggagggTGTTCACTAGCTCAGAACACAGTAGAGAATACATGGCAGACAGTTAGTGGTGCAAGATAACTTTGGAAAGGCATTGAGACTTGGTGATGGAGAGACATACATAGAGCTTGCTGTCTTTTCCTAACTAACCTATTTCAAGAGGATCCAGGAGCATTTAAAgtcagaggaaagaggaagggcGGAATGGAGCAAGTTTATGATtcagaaactaaaatttaaaagttaggGTGATTGGTATGTTCTGTCCATTCCAGCCCTAGCATTCTAAGTTTTTTAAGGTTATTAGAAATATAACTAAGATATTTGCAAGAAAGAGTCAAATAGTTCTTACATGATTCATTCGTTAAGTAGAATTTCTTTTGCTTAGATCTTGGGTAGCCTGTTAGATGACTGAGGCATAGCAACAGAGAATATTCCTGGATATTTACAAATTTGGTCCATCCAATACTAGCCTGTTCTATGCTGAGGGGACCTACAGGAAGTACTGGATGAACCAAGAAGCTGATTCCTTTCTAGTAATTATATTTGGATCACTCAAAATTAATCTGGGATCTATACTTAGCATCTTTATTGGTTTTTATTCACTGCatgtattttctgcttctttctcccaCTCTTTTCCCCCTCTGAATGCCCATCACCGCATCTCTTGGGAcaaccccccatccccacccccaaccaacCTACATACTGAATTTTACAGAACACCGTTCTGCCTTGCCAAGACCAGTGCTTTGTAGGAGGCCAGAGCTATAATTGTCCGTATTCCACTACAACGTCAGAATCTAGTGTTGACGTTTCCACGGAGACTTGGGTCTCTTTCTGGGCTGCTGGTCTCCTGGACAACAGAGAGCCCCAACAGGCACCACAGACACAGGGTAAGTTCTGCTCTTCTGCTTTGCCGGTAGATCTGAAGCCCTTCCCCAGTACTCACAGTTGCAAGGCATTGTGGGCTGGAACTCTAGAAGAAGGAATGATAGGTAAGGTTTAAGAAAGCCTAAGACTCCTATATTTTGCAGCCCAAATAACTTGCTTTTTTTGTACTTGCCAAATAGTGAATATGGGATTCTACTCCTTGCCCACTGGATAATGTGTATTTCTTCCATACTATACTATATATGAAGTATACAATGTATACTTTACAGTTCTTGGAGATTTCCAAGTCATTGAGAACGTTTAGGTCTAGGTCAAAGTTATATGAACAATACTAGTGAAAGCTTTGGGAATTAAGATACTAGTTAGAAGTTTTTTGttgtggtgggttttttttttgtttgtttgtttgtttgtttttgttttaattaaggaATATTTCCCTGGGAATGAGAGAGAAGCAAGCAAAACTACTAACTTaatcttttatttcaaaaagaaaattctatgaATAGTgccttttaaatggaaaaaaaagtcccATTTTGCCTAAAGAAGACTTCAACTTTGGAGCAGAACATAACTTTTATGGGAAATGACATTAATTTTGCCACAGGGCTTGGTAAACAGTGtttataaatatgaaacaaattttCTGTATTAACACTCAAGTTTCTGGAATAACTATAAGACACCTCAGAATTCTTTATCTGTAGTGCTATTTCTACTACATGAATTTGTTGGATTTGAAGAAAGACGCAAGCAAAAAGCCCCCAATTTTTGAAACACACTTAGTGTCTGGAAGGGAATTACTTAATTTTAGCTTTCTAtcacaagaaacaaagaaaacagaataccCAAGATTATGAAACCAGAGACTGTAAAAACTTTTATTCCTATCTTGTTGTCCATCATTCCaatttaataaaaactatttcaGTCATATTTTAGTTAGAGGTGATCAAGATTCCAAACTGTActaaatcaggaaaagaaaataaaagtaaactaaCTTAGCATGCCCAAGCAGTCTTATTGGTAGGCATAATTTGCTGTcaaacatgaaaaaacaaaaactttgaaaaagcaTAAAACATACAGGTAACGACATTTGACATATATGAGTTTTAGTACAGTTTTGAGATTTTCATTGAGTTCTTCAGAGAGAGaagttcaaattatttttaaatagaaagtgcTATTCCATAAAATTCTGAATAGATACTCTCCATCAGACTTCACTGATAGGCAGAGATTCTCATCTGGGAAAAAAATGGTAACATCAAAAATAGGATTTGATTCTAGAGACAAACACTATATTACCTAAGCACTACAGcttagaaaataagataaaagctTAGAAAACATAGTGGAATTGCAATGTAGGCCTAATTGAGGGTGGggccaataaatatttgcatgaaTTAGTAATGCAGATAGGAACTCTTATCTCCTGAAAATTGACCTCTGTAGACACTTGCagatagtttttaaatatttgtctttcataGCATTCCTGCCCCTTCTGaaaactttaaatatgtcattttcCCATGTGAAGGCAATGGCTAACTTCAGAAAGGTAATTGAACTTACTGCCTTTCTGAAATCCTTTGGTTAGttctttattacacaaaaactgcatttgtattttctcagttatctgttttgtgttttcacaTAGAACCATCAGGTGACTCGAATTTCCCTGTTCCTAATTTGTGTTCATGGGAAGAGGCTCAGCTTTCCTCTCAGCTCTACAGGAATAAGCAGGTACGTATAGATAATCAGAACATTGAAATCAGCCATGTTCCAAGTAGTTCATTCTCAACATCATCCCTTAGTGTCACGTGGCTTCCATGGAGAAGTCAAAGTGAAGTGATCAAtgtgacagaaaataacaaaaccaaaaccctCCAGAAAGACTTGCAGTCAAGCCCTAAGCTCTTACATGTTAGCTATATGACCTCttgcatcttctttttctttaatctgtgaaatggagatattTGTACTGCCTACGTCAGAGGGCTGGTGGAAAGGTCAAATGATATAATGAGTGTAATAGTATTTTTGAGTCATAAATAGCTCATCACTTAGAGCAGAGAAGATGACTGTAAAAATTCTTACAAAGATTGcttaattttccatattttgtttgttgttatttctgAGAGTAATTTAATCTTGTGGACATACAAACAGATTGATCTGAGATGGAGGGAATCCAACCCatattatgttttctttcttctttttttttaacatgcaagAAAGAAACTCAGTGAAACCTTTCTAAACactgttttctatatttaaacAGTTGCACGCAGCTCATTTACCTACATACCTtcttgatctccttgtggtcacaattttaaaagtcatataatcTCTCCAAACACtttgcaaagaataaaaaaaattcagagcaaAAGCTGAACAATCAGGTAGTAGCTGGGTGTAGATTGAATTTGCGCCTTGGAGGACAAGGGCTCCCTGAGATTGTgttcagaaaacaaacagaataatAATCAAGTTTAAGTAGGTTAAGGATCAGTGGTATTATTATAAGGTTACAAAGTCAATATACTGGGGCAGCCATCACCATTGTCTGCTTTTTGCAGCTCCAAGATACTCTGGTACAGAAGGAAGAAGAACTTGCTAGGTTACATGAAGAGAATAATCATCTCAGACAATACCTGAATTCTGCTCTAGTTAAATGTCTTGAGGAAAAAGCCAAGGTATGTGACTATCCCCTTTATACAGACAGAGGAGCAATATGAGAAAGAAGACCATTTGGGTAAAAGTCCTTGATTAAATTTAAGAAGTGTATGAAACAATGTGTCTTGAAATTCATCCATCAATAGGATGGATgaatttttctgaaagaaaaacagcacTTTCAGAAGAATGTTTATGTCTCATTTCTCTGAAGTATCTAGATTGCAGATTTTAGTCATAATGTTACAAAAGGAGTTTCTAAAGAATCAAAAACCAGTCAAGGGGGTTGCTGAGACAACAGAAATTAATCGTAAAATAGTGAGGTGGGaattagatctgagagacacaGATTTCTTTTAATTGTCTGTTTGACTTTAGGTGAATCAGTTTCTCACTTGGGGCCTCATTTAGTTCATTTGTAAGTGGATGGACTAAAAAGATCTTTTAAGAATCTTTCCAGCTCTAAATGTTATAAATATGGCTGGAGTTGAAATCTCTTAACTGACGATTAGACATAGCCAATAACATTAACTTTTAATGAACATTGTGTTCTTaccctttaaaatgtttctgacTCATGGATAGTTTGCCATtagtcccatttttaaaatttttccttttgagaggttttgtatttttttattatctctttgCCATTCTCTTAGTATTATTGTCTTATCATCAATCTTTACCTTACTTCTAGGCAAGCTACATTATTTATCTAATTCAATCATATTGCTTACAACTCTTACCAGATATAACAGTTCAGAGAAGAAAACCCACTATGTTAGTTTCTTTAGAATTCTGTTTGCTTTGTTAAGAAAAGAGAGTATAGCTCAATTATTAGTCCTGGCTCCAATCTTCAGCCACCATTCTGTAATAAAGGACAGTTATCAAAGCATTAAGTGATACTAATTAGgcaattttttctctcttgttctcaATTTTGCAAGACTTAGAATAATTTGATACATATCACATGGGAGTGCTATGAAAGTTAATAAAATTAGAGGAAGCGTGTTCCCTAGCATTTTAATCAGTGGTTCAATCTAGATTCAGATGGCTTAGGTTTAAATCTAGGTTGCGCAGTCCTTCGCAAGTCACTAATGTGCttctgcctgtttcctcattAAAGATTTCAATAGCATCTACATAAAATGAGGTCATGCATGTACCTCAGTACATGATAGTTGCTATTATTGTCATAATAACAATAGTCATTACTTCcctgaactgaaattttaaagacATCATTTACTTCCTTCAACTTTTAAATGACTAGTACAATAATATGAATTGGAATTTCTAAGTGGTAAGATGTCATCATAGATTTTAACTTAAAGACAGGTTAATCCAATCAGTTTTGCTttgtatgagaaaataaaaatttattcaagTTTTCTAGGGAATTAATGTAACTAGTAAATATTTGACGATAGTAAAGAAAATGATGTTGGGTGATTGACTGTATTTTCAAATACTATTTCCCCAGAAATTGCTGTCATCAGATGAGTTCTCCAAAGCATGTAGAAAATTcagaaaggggaagaggaaacccaaagagcaaatatattttcctcCTGAGATTCCCCATCATAAAAATGCCAAGAGAAGCCTTGCTAGTGAATTTGCTAACTGTGGACAACATGGACCCCCTGTGGACCCCTGGGTTCTTCAGACACTGGGGTTAAAAGACCTCAACACCATTGATGACACCTCATCAGCTAACTACAGTGCCCTCTCGTCTCATGCCAGACAGACCACTAGTACATTTCCCCAGTTTCTGGATGAGGCAATTGATTATCCCAATGCCCCTGGGGAAGATCTGCCAATTGACTATGGAGGTGATAGAACAACCCCCTCGCAAGGCACTGCCAGCCACAGTGAagattttcacttcctttctcacCTTTCAAATCCTCCAGGAGAGCTGCAAACTCTTCCTTACTATACTTCTGATGTATCACCCAATAAGACAGAGATGGCCTTTTCCACATCCTTGAGCCCTCACTGTAATGTGAAAACGCACTCCTTCCACCAGGGACAAGCTTTTGTTCGTCGGGATGAAGAGGGAGGCTGGAAGTTTACCTGGGTCCCTAAGCAGTCTTAGTGACCCCTCTTTTATCACAGAGGACTGCCATGAACTCTGTTTACAAGACCCCTCTTGCACTTGAACCTGACTATGTGGACAACACAAGCTATTGCCCAGACAGTCTCCTGCCACTTTAAATGTCACTCTCAATTACCCACTTAAATCTGCAGGGAATGGCTTCCAAGAATCCATAATGAAACATGCCTGCTCTTCTTTCACCTAAATTTAACTTGTTTACACACCCCCACCTGCTGTTGACTTCCTCCCTTGGCCTTGTACTTGAAAAGGTATTTTCCAATTGCCTGAATATTCCTTTGAGACCTAAATGTGCTGTTCCAATTATAACAAGTCTAacagcttttcttctttcatcaagCAGTTTAAATGTTCGTTGCCTTCACcttctcagttttatttctctcctgttcctcttcatttctaaaaACTGCTTTTGAAATGAGCGTTTTAATTGCTTGAAGTACCTGCTATTAGGCATTCAAATATCTGAGGGTGGGGTTGAAACAAGTATCTTTGCCCATCTCTGTTCCTGAAGACATAATACCGGTATAAGTAATGTTATTTGAGACAGTTCGTTGAGTGTCCCATGGTGGAATTGACATATCTCTTCAAATGCTGTAACTCTACTAATAAGCAACAATGCtgataaattaaaagataaaagatatttaaatttacTTTCCTAAATTTATCATAGTGTATCAGCTTCTGTGGGCACCTGGCATTGTATCTGCAACCAACATGACTCAAACAAGAACATTTTTTGAGGGACTTGTGGTAAAAGAATAAGTCACTGTGCTGAACTGCTTAGATGCTGATAAACTTCTATTCCTGAAGTTTAGTCTGGCCTAGCCCTGACATTATATTACTcatccattcagtcattcatgtgttcatttttcattcatcaaTACACCCACAATATTTGTAGAACACCAACTATTGGTGTTGTTGGTGTAGAACACCGACAGTTAGTACCAGGCATAATCTATGGCATAGTGATAAAATGTGAACAAGTTAGACGCTGTGGATACCCTCATGAGACTTAGACCCACTCATCTGCTGTGACCTTGAAAAAGCTACTTCCCTGGTATGaacattcagttttgttttgtttttttgaacatTCAGTTTTATGAGCTATAGGATATAGTCAGACTAGATAATCTCTAACATTCTATAAATCGAGCCTGGGTCCCATCATCTTTATCCTAACACTGTCATCCTAGGGTACTATTCTCTAGTTTTGATTGGCACTGTAGATATGTTGGATGaacttttttatataaaattttttttttaatgttagccaTTTGTAGTTAACACTAGAAGTCATTGCTCTGATCACAGTATTCTTTTCCTGGTatgaatccattttgagttaaatcAGTCTAATTGTGTGAGAACATGTCTAAAAAATAtggacattatttttcaaataagtgtGCATAGATTTAATGGTAATTTTGACATAAAAGATTTCTCTGTCTAGATTAAACATATTCTTCATGCTCATGCTAGTTTTTCTTTCCAACTCCTCAAGCTCCCTATCCTTTCtagaatattttacatttcaaagatgTGCACCTATTATTTTGGGGGTGACCAAGCTTCAGTTGACAATAAAACCCACCGTGTTGAATACCTTtcccattttttctttattctgcccTTCATTAAGTTGCCTGTACAGTCAGTGcctagtgagtgagtgagtgagtgaaagttgctcagtcatgtctgactctttgcaatcccatggactatacagttcatggaattctccaggccagagtactggagtgggtagccttttccttctccaggggatcaaaccccagtctcccacattgcaggcagattcttcatcaacTGAGCCAAAGGGAATCTCTTCATTAAGTTGCCTGTACAGCCAGTGCCTAAAAGCATGAGTATTCTATTTGGAATTCTTTGCAACTAagatatatctttcatttttttgttgctgctgtttggtttttgctttattttggtgaTGTGAAACAAATAATCTTTGTCATTAAGTTTTGCTATCACCCAGTTTTCTCTATAATCCATGAAGGGgaatcaaatatattaaatactttaTGATTTAAGAATAAATAGAACACATcctattttctaaaaacaaaatccaaaataaaaaagttccTTTTACATTCTAGAATCTGTTCCCTGTATGGGTGaaatttatctctttttaataACAGGCTTAAGAATTAGAATTGACTGTACTATAGTAGTAGGAATCAATAAAGcaacataaatattttgaaagtctAAATGATcaagcaataaaacaaaattgattagtcaacaaataattattttgcatttttatgtgcTTTATCATGTGTTAGGTACTATGAGGAAGCATCCAGGCTCAGCACATTTGGTACATAAAACAAAGCCACATAAAATGTGATAGCTTTTAAATGAAACTTGGTCTCAGGCCAGTTTAAAGAAATTACAGCACATTTGTTGTAAATGGTAACTTGCTCTGGCTTATATGGGAGAAAATTACCACTTATTCTCACAATCACATCTATACGTATTTGATATTCACTTGAATTATGTATAGAATATTATTTTGCTGATGtttaaaaagttagaaatttTTCTCACCTGAGTATATGTTCTAACGTTATGGTTTTACTATGCCTATCCAGCAAACCAGAGTTAATATTTTACTAATATAAAGTGCAAGATAAAAATGACACTTTTGAttgcaatgaatatttttatattgtgcataacattttctaaacattttcttcTCCTAGATTTTACGCATACTCATTTGATGTCTGCCTGTTTTGTACAATATATGTGACCAGACCAATATTTTCAGCATTTAGAGTTTATTCTTTATCCAGAACACATTTCCAGTGTTAAGTGGCCTAAAAGGTCAAGTGCTTCTTGTGTACAACACTCTTTACCTAACCTCCCATAAAAATTAGAATCCAGCATCAGTTTTTAATAGTGATAACATTTCCAATGTCCCCTAGTCATctgaaaataaatcatatttgtaTCTCATGAGCATccggaaaataaaagcaattgcAAAATTTACTTATGCAGGTGACATTTAATGAATGGGAGTGTTTAACATTACAGTGATGCTAAACtataattttgaaaagtttgaagaaaagaaactatgttaatcaatgaaaataatttctctggtctatttcaagaaaacagcaaaaattttttaaaagcgtGATAAATCAATTCAATAACTGACTTATTAAGTATAGAGTTAATCTGTGATAGTTTTTTGATACATTTATTTCTTGCCTGTAAGTCAAGATGTGTGACTTACATTTGTTTCAGTTTACCAAAAgattcacataaataaatattaaatgcatcattaaaaaatttaataaaccaaataaaattgGTTTATAAGTTACAAATATATGGTATATTTCATAACATATTTGTCATATTTTTGTCTACATTGTTACATGAACATAACCAGACTTCCAGTTATAATTCTTACATTGGATAttctataaatgtaaaatacaatttaacacttaatatttgaaattattttcattagtttatgattgaaaatatttttaattatatgtgtCAATTTTGTAATGAATTTatatctaataaataaataaatgacaaaaatggaATCCTACTTTTTTGgccttattttagaaaatttttcagTGAATAAGCAACAGGCTaagaacaaattattttattcatatctGCCGTAAGTTTggcaatagaaaaatatatattttaatttccaaatagtGGTATAACTAATAATTGTCACCCATTTGACAGATGTAGTCTGTGCCAGGCTCTGCAGAAGATATAAGGATGAAATATGTGCTCAACTAACATGGCTATAAATGAGAGACAAACCTTAAGTAAGCTTATTCAAAGCAAGGGAATAATTAGCCTTCATAAGTAAAAGTTTGTGCTTCACATATAGCTGGATCTAAGTGCTCAACCAATATTGTCAGAAACCTGGTTTGGGATCTCAAGGAAAACTGATGATTAGGAATGAATTCTGGAATGGTGTTAAGATAGTACTCACTACACAAAAGTTTCGCAGAAACCAGGATGAGATGGGCAATATGAACCTGAAGAGCAGCTAGTTATATCCCATAAACTATTGTCCAGTTATGTAACATTCTCCTTATTGTTCAAATCATAACCCCTCCCttccaaaatgaataaaatctcaGTTAATGTTCCAGGCTGGTCTCAGTCATACCAAGGGAGATTATGAAAATATTCGGGTGTCTGCACATAAAAACTGTGAGGAGATTTTCCCCTGAGGTCACTATAGAAGCcatatatctatctatccataAGAGGAAAATTAATATCAAGAGAAATAATTTGAGACTCACATATCATGTCAATAATCATTGTTACACAGATTTCCGGTAATGGGTAATTCACATTTTACTTGGTTTCTctacagggatttttttttttctttttttcttggagacAACCACCTCTAAATCTCATGctaaataaacttgaaaattcaTGTCATAAGTACAGGCTGTTAGAAATATCCTGATTtacactttacaaatgagaaaactggttCTGTGTTTTATAGTTCAAGTTGTGACAAGAAATTTAGGCCTGAACTAAACCCTGGGCATTGACTTCAGacataactcttttttttttcctatattataCAATCATGATATTAGGGACAAGTAAATATATTTACAGTCTGCAGTCTGTTACAGACTGTTATAGGTCTCAGAGCTAGAGAACTGGAAGTAGaaatttttgcttatttcatCAGAAATCTTTCTGTGGTCCAAGCTCTCTTAATCCCAATGCTAAAAGGGATTATTCACAAAAGGCTTAATTCATcctccatcatttaaaaaaagggaagtataaaaatttaaaactactgTAGAAATTTTGGGTTAAGAGAGTAGAAGTGAAAAAAACTaatgtactttttaaatgaaaggaagaTAAGAGAAATATATCTCTCTCTAATCACTCTGTGCTGCTAATGTAGA
Proteins encoded in this window:
- the GMNC gene encoding geminin coiled-coil domain-containing protein 1 → MSPDPRHQPDSLAPNQRAALVTGSSCRLELASPSSSPQSHLKLPPAYPKIKSGLSFLSAFFQGKMNTVLPCQDQCFVGGQSYNCPYSTTTSESSVDVSTETWVSFWAAGLLDNREPQQAPQTQEPSGDSNFPVPNLCSWEEAQLSSQLYRNKQLQDTLVQKEEELARLHEENNHLRQYLNSALVKCLEEKAKKLLSSDEFSKACRKFRKGKRKPKEQIYFPPEIPHHKNAKRSLASEFANCGQHGPPVDPWVLQTLGLKDLNTIDDTSSANYSALSSHARQTTSTFPQFLDEAIDYPNAPGEDLPIDYGGDRTTPSQGTASHSEDFHFLSHLSNPPGELQTLPYYTSDVSPNKTEMAFSTSLSPHCNVKTHSFHQGQAFVRRDEEGGWKFTWVPKQS